A genome region from Archaeoglobus fulgidus DSM 4304 includes the following:
- the nadE gene encoding NAD(+) synthase, translating into MNFEKVVERICDFIRGVVSSSGSTGVVLGLSGGVDSATVAYLCVRALGSERVFALIMPETGVTPEQDVEDAINVAESLGMEYKLIEINDIVRVFKEKAGEGSKIAEANLKPRIRMVLNYYHANSMNRLVAGTGNKSELMVGYFTKYGDGGVDFLPIGDLYKTEVFQLAAYLGVPRRIIEKKPSARLWPGQTDEEEMGISYAELDEILKLIEKGERRDDEKFRRVVQMVERSRHKREMPPVARVRDLL; encoded by the coding sequence ATGAACTTTGAGAAGGTCGTTGAGAGAATTTGTGATTTCATAAGGGGTGTTGTTTCATCATCAGGTTCAACGGGAGTTGTTCTGGGATTGAGTGGTGGTGTCGACAGCGCAACCGTTGCTTATCTCTGCGTGAGGGCTCTTGGGAGCGAGAGAGTTTTTGCGCTCATCATGCCTGAGACTGGAGTGACTCCTGAGCAGGATGTTGAGGATGCGATAAATGTCGCGGAGAGCCTCGGAATGGAATACAAGCTGATTGAAATCAATGACATCGTTAGAGTTTTCAAAGAAAAGGCCGGAGAGGGAAGCAAGATCGCGGAGGCGAATTTAAAGCCGAGGATAAGAATGGTGCTCAACTACTATCATGCCAACAGCATGAACAGGCTTGTTGCGGGGACCGGAAACAAAAGCGAGCTAATGGTGGGGTACTTTACCAAATACGGGGATGGCGGAGTGGATTTCCTGCCAATAGGAGATCTCTACAAGACCGAGGTATTTCAGCTTGCCGCCTATCTCGGAGTTCCAAGGAGAATAATCGAGAAGAAGCCTTCTGCAAGGCTGTGGCCTGGCCAGACCGATGAGGAGGAGATGGGAATAAGCTACGCCGAGCTTGACGAAATCTTAAAGCTGATCGAGAAGGGGGAGAGGAGAGACGATGAGAAGTTCAGGAGAGTTGTGCAGATGGTTGAGAGGTCGAGGCACAAGAGGGAGATGCCTCCCGTAGCAAGGGTGAGAGATTTGCTATGA
- a CDS encoding DUF7343 domain-containing protein: MKGALLLVLLILTISTTSAVEIYGKVYRWDTLDVLSGAVVEVRDGSVQRMVAENGEYSFNVTPGNYTIIARSGEYYAIENVTVSSDMRFDLILFPSLEEVEEIPDFPVVDQQEEFPYYIVAILVSGFVLAALFIVKIRSEKQPELLEQEVTPEEYDLPEDLAEVVELIKREGGRITQKELRKKLGYSEAKMSLIIADLERRGIVEKVKKGRGNIIFLK; the protein is encoded by the coding sequence ATGAAAGGAGCTTTGCTTTTAGTTCTTCTGATACTCACGATTTCAACGACCTCCGCTGTAGAAATTTACGGGAAGGTTTACAGGTGGGACACGCTTGACGTTTTGAGCGGTGCTGTTGTTGAAGTAAGGGATGGCAGTGTTCAGAGGATGGTTGCTGAAAACGGTGAGTACAGCTTCAACGTCACTCCCGGAAACTACACAATCATCGCACGATCAGGGGAATATTACGCGATCGAAAATGTTACCGTTTCAAGCGACATGCGTTTCGACCTCATTCTGTTCCCGTCGCTTGAGGAGGTTGAGGAGATTCCCGATTTTCCGGTTGTTGACCAACAGGAGGAGTTTCCTTACTACATCGTAGCCATCCTCGTTTCCGGTTTTGTCCTGGCTGCCCTCTTCATCGTAAAGATACGCTCAGAAAAACAACCTGAGCTTCTGGAGCAGGAAGTTACACCAGAGGAATACGACCTTCCCGAAGACCTTGCAGAGGTTGTTGAGCTGATTAAAAGAGAAGGAGGAAGGATAACGCAAAAGGAGCTGAGGAAAAAGCTCGGTTACAGCGAGGCGAAGATGAGCTTAATCATCGCAGACCTTGAGCGCCGTGGCATTGTGGAAAAGGTAAAGAAGGGGAGAGGAAACATAATCTTCCTCAAGTAG
- the sixA gene encoding phosphohistidine phosphatase SixA — MRLYLMQHGKAKPKEVDPERNLSEEGVKEVERVAAFLEKAGIRVERIYHSGKRRAEQTAEIVAKHLGVEAKMAEGLDPLADIGIWAERLEKLDEDVMLVGHLPHLSRLANYLLSGNPDLDAVAFTFGGVVCLEREERKWRLLWAVRPEIVV; from the coding sequence ATGAGACTTTACCTCATGCAGCACGGAAAGGCTAAGCCGAAGGAGGTGGATCCGGAGAGAAATCTTTCCGAGGAGGGTGTTAAGGAGGTTGAAAGAGTTGCGGCGTTTCTCGAGAAGGCGGGAATAAGGGTTGAGAGGATATACCACAGCGGGAAGAGAAGAGCGGAGCAGACGGCTGAAATTGTGGCAAAGCATTTGGGTGTGGAGGCGAAGATGGCCGAAGGCCTCGATCCCCTTGCGGACATCGGCATATGGGCTGAAAGACTTGAGAAGCTTGATGAAGACGTAATGCTCGTGGGCCACCTTCCCCACCTGTCCAGGCTTGCCAACTACCTACTTTCCGGAAATCCCGATTTGGATGCCGTCGCCTTCACTTTCGGCGGTGTGGTATGTCTTGAGAGGGAGGAAAGGAAGTGGAGGTTGCTGTGGGCTGTCAGACCCGAGATTGTGGTTTGA
- a CDS encoding winged helix-turn-helix transcriptional regulator, whose translation MNVLLSRKDTIRFLILSELMVNPECNQRDIAKKLGLTPQAISEHFKEMVSEGFINVVHKGYYEVTRKGEEWMSRNLIDLHLFSEELLKKIYSKTVVAIAKGRIAENDSVRYWFGDGYIFAERSAKGNGVALTSAEDGEDVLIKPTGSFEPPEKGEIIIVKVPGVAEGGSRKVDLDSFRELVKSRPTSIVVAIGIEALVTCRKIRVEPIFFGAKEVCIEAAHHGSGVIVACTESMLNDLLRSLIDEGLEFEIKEFVKAT comes from the coding sequence ATGAATGTTCTCCTCAGCAGAAAGGACACCATCAGATTCCTCATTCTGTCGGAGCTCATGGTGAATCCCGAATGCAACCAAAGAGATATAGCGAAAAAGCTTGGATTGACCCCTCAGGCGATTTCGGAGCATTTCAAGGAGATGGTTTCAGAGGGGTTCATCAACGTCGTTCACAAAGGCTACTACGAGGTCACGAGGAAGGGAGAGGAGTGGATGTCCAGAAACCTCATCGACCTCCACCTTTTTAGCGAGGAGCTGCTCAAAAAAATTTACTCGAAAACAGTTGTTGCAATCGCCAAGGGAAGAATAGCGGAAAACGATTCGGTGAGATACTGGTTTGGAGACGGGTACATTTTCGCAGAGAGGAGCGCCAAGGGAAACGGCGTGGCCCTGACTTCTGCTGAAGACGGAGAAGACGTCCTGATTAAGCCCACCGGCAGCTTCGAACCACCTGAAAAGGGAGAGATAATCATAGTTAAGGTTCCGGGAGTTGCGGAGGGTGGAAGCAGAAAAGTTGACCTCGATTCGTTCAGGGAGCTTGTGAAGTCGAGGCCCACGAGCATAGTCGTTGCCATCGGAATAGAGGCGCTCGTTACGTGCAGGAAGATCAGAGTTGAACCAATCTTCTTTGGAGCGAAGGAAGTCTGCATCGAAGCCGCCCATCACGGGAGTGGAGTTATTGTTGCGTGCACCGAGAGCATGCTGAACGACCTGCTGAGAAGTTTGATAGACGAGGGGCTTGAGTTTGAAATTAAGGAGTTTGTGAAGGCTACTTGA
- a CDS encoding COG1361 S-layer family protein, translating into MLRKLFVLFLLLLTVQAAQAVEAKDEPELTAYPLNTIPKAGQVNELQVVVVNTAKPENVYGGDLERQLIQNATLTAYDLEIWLESDVFDVKSDKVYLQSLPPSASVKLSFLVSVPADYRGEGLVKLKVNYERVESVDVEWDGNNYTAKYDYAEESETIEIKVEVLEEAKPELRVFLLTPEVYAGEFSRLSFIVANTGLSEVRSVVLKAEGFEDAVPAQHYIPALQPSQSQQISFSVKGGNGSFSIKAEYSYIDAGKLIEAEESFQFEVQVKKLEADVFVITENPRLSRGEGVVEFSVMNAHLSPITNLRLSFEAPEEFEIKRSEIAIGTLSAGGIVKFSVPYSLDDDAKAGEKEWDVKVSYQLQAERVERVEESRKIQLYLENDPYFVVISKPVVYHGENVVTFQLLNAGGKAEDVHFKLIPSPGIRVKMPEAFAEVVEAGKAFNISFSVDVDEDVIAGNEYRLSLSWKAENGAGREVSGVAYGYVVVTERAWYERYLVPLIAAIAVIALAVLRLKIKR; encoded by the coding sequence ATGCTTAGAAAGCTTTTTGTGCTTTTTCTGCTCCTGCTGACAGTTCAGGCTGCGCAGGCTGTCGAGGCAAAGGATGAGCCGGAATTAACCGCCTATCCGCTGAACACCATACCGAAAGCCGGGCAGGTTAACGAGCTGCAGGTTGTGGTTGTCAACACAGCCAAGCCGGAGAACGTTTACGGCGGGGATCTGGAGAGGCAGCTGATACAGAACGCGACGCTTACGGCTTACGACCTCGAAATATGGCTGGAGAGCGACGTTTTTGACGTGAAAAGCGACAAAGTGTATCTTCAGTCGCTGCCGCCATCTGCAAGCGTAAAGCTCAGCTTTCTGGTTTCTGTTCCTGCAGATTACAGAGGGGAGGGGCTGGTTAAGCTGAAGGTGAACTACGAGAGAGTTGAGAGCGTTGATGTGGAGTGGGATGGAAACAATTACACGGCAAAATACGACTACGCAGAGGAAAGCGAGACCATAGAGATTAAAGTCGAGGTTCTTGAGGAGGCAAAGCCTGAGCTGCGGGTTTTTCTGCTAACTCCTGAGGTTTACGCCGGGGAGTTCAGCAGGCTTTCTTTCATCGTAGCAAACACGGGGCTGAGTGAGGTTAGAAGCGTGGTTCTGAAGGCTGAGGGCTTTGAAGATGCTGTTCCGGCACAGCACTACATCCCAGCCCTCCAGCCATCCCAGTCTCAGCAGATTTCGTTCAGCGTTAAAGGTGGGAACGGATCGTTTTCGATTAAGGCTGAGTACAGCTACATCGATGCGGGGAAGCTAATCGAGGCTGAGGAGAGCTTTCAGTTCGAAGTTCAGGTTAAGAAGCTCGAAGCCGATGTTTTTGTAATTACCGAGAATCCGAGGCTGAGCAGAGGAGAAGGTGTGGTGGAGTTCTCCGTGATGAACGCCCATCTAAGCCCAATCACCAACCTGAGGCTCTCTTTTGAGGCTCCAGAGGAGTTTGAGATTAAAAGGAGCGAGATTGCCATTGGAACTCTTTCCGCTGGGGGTATCGTGAAGTTCTCCGTCCCCTACTCTCTCGATGACGACGCAAAAGCTGGAGAGAAGGAGTGGGATGTTAAGGTGAGCTACCAACTGCAGGCTGAGAGGGTTGAAAGAGTCGAGGAGAGCAGAAAGATTCAGCTTTACCTCGAAAACGACCCCTACTTCGTGGTAATTTCAAAGCCGGTGGTTTACCACGGCGAAAACGTTGTGACCTTCCAGCTGCTGAACGCTGGTGGAAAAGCTGAAGACGTGCACTTCAAGCTAATTCCAAGCCCCGGAATAAGGGTTAAGATGCCCGAAGCCTTTGCTGAGGTTGTTGAAGCGGGGAAAGCTTTCAACATAAGCTTCAGCGTTGACGTTGATGAGGATGTTATTGCGGGAAACGAATACAGGCTCAGTCTCTCATGGAAGGCAGAGAACGGGGCTGGAAGGGAAGTTTCGGGCGTTGCTTACGGCTACGTAGTGGTTACGGAGAGGGCGTGGTATGAGAGATATTTGGTGCCATTGATAGCGGCCATCGCGGTAATAGCGCTCGCAGTATTGAGGCTAAAAATTAAACGATGA
- a CDS encoding type II/IV secretion system ATPase subunit — translation MPKINFRQLKFRGKEQEESEEEEAEQLADYEKEALEAIEEVKQKEEILKVKREKKKIIGLPKRKEYSVEEHGELVEYSPPVGWSIVEEYWLLEPYCKAFIIYNEEEQEYRYQVVEPRLDPYETEVYGHLSVLLKDKLEENFFEDGKVAKEVVLKETFDDLISEVGFDLEDRSYYKIWYYIMRDFLYYDKITPLMLDKMLEDISCNGVRKYMYVFHRNYTNLRTNVIFDDPDELDSFVVNLAQKCGKHISIAEPMVDATMPDGSRIQMTLGREVTDHGSTFTIRKFREEPVTPIDLIAWKTFSSEQMAYLWLCIENKKSLIFAGGTASGKTTSMNAISLFIPRRSKIVTIEDTRELMLPHENWIPAVTRDAFHGEKGAVDMYDLLRAALRQRPEYIIVGEVRGREALTLFQAMATGHTTYSTLHADSISGAIHRLENPPIGVPRPMLEALDIISIQAQTYVGDRRVRRNMEIAEIVGLDAHTKMLRTSTVFQWDSVKDEHAMVGTSKALEEIRRQRGWSVRELNEELERRRRVLEFMLEHNVRDFKRVSNIIHTYQTKPDKIMEAISKEG, via the coding sequence ATGCCAAAAATCAATTTCAGGCAACTGAAATTCAGGGGAAAAGAGCAGGAGGAGTCGGAGGAAGAAGAGGCTGAGCAGCTTGCCGACTACGAAAAAGAAGCTCTGGAGGCGATAGAGGAGGTAAAGCAAAAGGAGGAAATCCTCAAAGTTAAGCGTGAAAAGAAGAAGATCATCGGATTGCCAAAAAGGAAGGAGTACAGTGTTGAAGAGCATGGGGAGCTTGTGGAGTACTCTCCGCCAGTTGGGTGGAGCATCGTCGAGGAGTACTGGCTGCTTGAGCCGTACTGCAAGGCTTTTATTATTTACAACGAGGAGGAGCAGGAGTACAGGTATCAGGTCGTCGAACCGAGATTAGACCCATACGAAACGGAGGTTTACGGTCACCTCTCTGTCCTGCTCAAAGATAAGCTTGAGGAAAATTTCTTTGAGGATGGGAAGGTTGCCAAGGAAGTCGTTCTCAAGGAAACCTTTGACGATTTGATCAGCGAAGTGGGGTTCGATTTGGAAGACCGCTCCTATTACAAAATATGGTACTACATCATGAGAGATTTTCTTTACTACGACAAGATAACTCCGCTAATGCTGGACAAGATGCTTGAGGACATCTCATGCAATGGTGTTCGGAAGTACATGTATGTCTTCCACAGAAACTACACAAACCTCCGCACCAACGTCATCTTCGACGATCCGGATGAGCTTGACAGCTTCGTTGTCAACCTCGCCCAGAAGTGCGGAAAGCACATCAGCATCGCAGAGCCAATGGTTGACGCGACAATGCCCGACGGCAGCAGAATCCAGATGACTTTGGGGAGGGAGGTGACCGACCACGGCTCGACCTTCACCATAAGAAAGTTCCGCGAAGAGCCCGTCACTCCCATCGACCTAATAGCATGGAAAACCTTCAGCAGCGAGCAGATGGCATATCTATGGCTCTGCATCGAGAACAAGAAGTCCCTTATCTTTGCCGGCGGCACTGCGAGCGGTAAAACCACTTCGATGAACGCCATCTCGCTCTTCATCCCCCGCCGCTCCAAGATAGTGACAATTGAAGACACAAGAGAGCTTATGCTCCCCCACGAGAACTGGATTCCTGCTGTAACAAGGGATGCCTTCCACGGGGAGAAGGGAGCAGTTGACATGTACGATTTGCTGAGAGCGGCTTTGAGGCAGAGGCCTGAATACATAATAGTCGGTGAGGTTAGAGGGAGGGAGGCTTTAACGCTCTTCCAGGCGATGGCTACAGGCCACACAACCTACTCAACACTGCACGCTGACAGCATAAGCGGTGCGATACACAGGCTTGAAAACCCGCCAATAGGAGTGCCGAGGCCGATGCTCGAGGCTCTTGACATTATAAGCATCCAGGCCCAAACTTACGTTGGGGACAGGAGAGTTAGGAGGAACATGGAGATTGCGGAGATTGTCGGTTTGGATGCGCACACAAAGATGCTGAGAACCTCAACCGTATTCCAGTGGGACAGCGTTAAGGACGAGCACGCGATGGTTGGAACTTCCAAAGCTCTGGAGGAGATAAGGAGGCAGAGAGGGTGGAGTGTGAGGGAGCTGAACGAGGAGCTTGAGAGGAGGAGGAGAGTGCTGGAGTTTATGCTCGAGCACAACGTAAGGGATTTCAAGAGGGTGAGCAACATAATTCACACCTACCAGACCAAGCCGGATAAAATTATGGAAGCCATTTCAAAGGAGGGGTAA
- a CDS encoding ABC transporter permease, with protein sequence MLEKVYAVFLKELKVVFRERRLLAILILQPIILVSLFGYAFSGEVKNVRIAVVDDDSSELSSSLISAMQGGDTFDLAYFVSTRSELIELIRLGRVHAGVYIPEGFQSDFAAGKASVEVYADESNYNVVAAVLNGIEKIASLLSMEHRGGIAVEQRFVFTTKSRLIDFVAPAIIGVVTQMLAIILSSSSIAREKEEGTLELVFSTPMTSFDMIMGKFLAITALITADVFIVIAIAHYAFDVEVRGSMLLLISTMLLFLTGTIGVGLTISAVSQTQLQGIQGSMLFALVSIFLSGFFYPLESMPEGARLVSYFIPLTYANIAFREIMVKGNGIEVVYPQIAVLCLYTLISVLAAITVLRKVMGGGSHA encoded by the coding sequence ATGCTTGAAAAGGTTTACGCGGTCTTTCTGAAGGAGCTTAAGGTCGTTTTCAGGGAGAGAAGGCTGCTTGCCATCCTCATCCTCCAGCCCATAATCCTCGTCTCCCTTTTTGGCTACGCCTTCAGCGGGGAGGTGAAGAACGTCAGGATTGCGGTGGTTGATGATGATTCCAGCGAGCTGTCCTCCTCGCTGATTTCGGCGATGCAGGGCGGTGATACATTCGATCTCGCTTATTTCGTCTCGACAAGGAGTGAGCTAATCGAGCTCATCAGGCTCGGCAGAGTTCACGCGGGCGTTTACATCCCCGAAGGCTTTCAGAGTGATTTCGCAGCGGGAAAGGCGAGTGTTGAGGTTTATGCAGACGAATCGAACTACAACGTGGTCGCTGCGGTGCTGAACGGCATCGAAAAAATTGCATCGCTGCTTTCAATGGAGCATCGAGGTGGTATCGCGGTGGAGCAGAGGTTCGTTTTCACGACAAAGTCGAGGCTGATTGATTTTGTTGCACCTGCAATAATAGGTGTGGTAACCCAGATGCTGGCCATAATCCTTTCATCGAGCTCCATAGCGAGGGAGAAGGAGGAGGGGACACTTGAGCTCGTTTTCTCCACTCCGATGACGAGCTTCGACATGATAATGGGCAAGTTTCTGGCGATTACTGCACTCATCACCGCTGACGTCTTCATAGTCATAGCCATAGCCCACTACGCCTTCGATGTTGAGGTCAGGGGAAGCATGCTGCTGCTAATCTCAACAATGCTCCTCTTTCTGACCGGAACCATTGGCGTTGGTCTGACGATCTCAGCTGTCTCTCAGACGCAGCTTCAGGGCATTCAGGGCTCAATGCTCTTCGCTCTCGTGAGCATATTCCTTTCGGGCTTCTTCTACCCCCTCGAAAGCATGCCCGAGGGTGCGAGGCTCGTCTCCTACTTCATTCCCCTGACCTACGCAAACATAGCCTTCAGGGAGATTATGGTAAAGGGGAATGGAATAGAGGTGGTTTACCCGCAGATTGCCGTTCTCTGCCTTTACACGCTCATTAGTGTTTTAGCAGCCATTACGGTTTTGAGAAAGGTTATGGGAGGTGGTTCGCATGCTTAG
- a CDS encoding amidohydrolase, translated as MHDLVIRNGLCFINGEFVECSVGVDGNRITHVAKEVERGEIEIDAAGCLVMPGCFNAHTHAAMTLLRGYAEGLPLREWLEKVWEVEARLDEDAVYWGTMLACVEMLKSGVTAFADMYIHMDAVAEAVGESGMRAVLGYGMADRGDEERARKELEIGLEFAEKWNGGFEGRVTTMLAPHAPYTCSPEFLKVVSDASKDKGFLKHIHVSETLWEVKEVRERYGKRPVEFLDSIGFLDSSTVLAHAVWLSEAEMKILAERGVSVAHCPTSNLKLSSGIAKVSELLEMGVNVGIGTDGAASNNMLSVLSDARVGALLQNLRGRTLKPGHWLEMATEGGYRAYNLKGGRIEEGYLADIVVFSKTCRNAPMHDPAAMLYVENQALHAVVDGVLVMEDGILVNVEEEKVIEKAEETALELVGG; from the coding sequence ATGCACGATCTTGTCATCAGAAACGGCCTTTGTTTCATTAACGGGGAGTTTGTCGAGTGCAGCGTTGGTGTGGACGGCAACAGAATCACCCATGTAGCCAAGGAGGTTGAGAGGGGAGAAATAGAGATTGACGCTGCTGGCTGCCTCGTCATGCCCGGCTGCTTCAACGCTCACACTCATGCTGCCATGACCTTGCTGAGGGGTTATGCCGAGGGCTTGCCGCTCAGGGAGTGGCTTGAGAAGGTCTGGGAGGTTGAGGCAAGGCTGGATGAGGATGCGGTTTACTGGGGAACCATGCTCGCGTGCGTTGAAATGCTGAAATCGGGAGTAACCGCATTTGCGGACATGTACATACACATGGATGCAGTCGCTGAGGCTGTGGGCGAGTCGGGAATGAGGGCAGTTCTCGGCTACGGCATGGCTGACAGAGGTGATGAGGAGAGAGCAAGGAAGGAGCTTGAAATCGGACTTGAATTTGCGGAGAAGTGGAACGGCGGCTTTGAGGGAAGAGTTACCACCATGCTGGCTCCTCACGCCCCCTACACATGCTCCCCGGAGTTTTTGAAAGTGGTCAGCGACGCTTCGAAGGATAAGGGATTTTTGAAGCACATACACGTCTCTGAAACTCTGTGGGAGGTAAAGGAGGTTAGGGAGAGGTACGGAAAAAGGCCCGTTGAGTTCCTGGACTCAATAGGCTTTCTCGACTCCAGCACCGTTCTGGCTCACGCGGTTTGGCTGTCTGAAGCTGAGATGAAAATTCTTGCAGAGAGGGGCGTTAGCGTCGCACACTGTCCCACAAGCAACCTGAAGCTCTCGTCAGGCATAGCAAAAGTTTCTGAGCTTCTTGAGATGGGTGTAAACGTGGGCATAGGCACGGATGGCGCTGCGAGCAACAACATGCTCAGTGTGCTTTCAGACGCGAGAGTGGGTGCTTTGCTTCAGAACCTGAGAGGCAGGACTCTGAAACCTGGGCACTGGCTTGAGATGGCCACCGAAGGCGGATACAGGGCCTACAACCTTAAGGGAGGGAGAATCGAGGAGGGATACCTTGCCGACATTGTTGTTTTCAGCAAAACGTGCAGGAACGCTCCGATGCACGATCCAGCAGCGATGCTTTACGTCGAAAATCAGGCGCTTCATGCTGTTGTTGATGGTGTTCTCGTCATGGAGGACGGCATTCTTGTGAACGTTGAGGAGGAAAAAGTAATCGAAAAGGCTGAGGAAACGGCACTCGAGCTGGTAGGTGGTTAG
- a CDS encoding type II secretion system F family protein produces MFKEANRLTYIGYRLFAEDIMKKESKYFELERSLKKAMISMPPEMYIATARMFSLLFGIIGAVIGLIAAFILVKYVGVPPFFNIRLPEPIATYWLFYRPFVYAGILAIGITLALYYLGNLIFAIYPSTVISDRKSKINRILPHAIIFMYSLSKGGMSLVQILKALADNHEVYGEVSKEASRILWEVEGLGKDLRTALAEAVDTTPSDNFKEFLHGLITIIDSGGDITRYFEERAEFYFERARQDQKSFLEFLGLMAETYITAFVAGPLFLIIIQTVMSVMGQTNEVAMFSIIYFVIPIGSFMFAMLIKLLTPGEEGSAPRLRERYIYVRRSSELDSEEKKKLEKKVSRYKLMKKLKNPFRLIVENPLYTFAFSIPAALVILIYGLVVNPYIPGMDLKNWFFSYDDYIFISLMVVLGPFALFYELGRRGVKTYMRLTPIFLSKLASANESGMPIYRAITMIAKTDTSPLRKEIAKIKADLDWGISLSDALVRFANRLKIFEISRTMTLLNEALKSTGNVTEVLMISAKDATSAELLRRERMTNMFMYVIIVYIAFFVFIGIVYIISSTFLSTLAESAAKVQATGQNFQMLQSVDVTLYRNVFMHAAVFQGIFAGMVAGVMGEGSLSAGAKHSLIMLTIAYIVFSVLFGFKLI; encoded by the coding sequence ATGTTTAAGGAGGCGAACAGGCTTACTTACATAGGATACAGGCTTTTTGCTGAAGATATCATGAAGAAAGAATCGAAGTACTTCGAGCTTGAGAGGTCCTTGAAAAAGGCCATGATTTCTATGCCGCCTGAAATGTACATCGCAACGGCAAGAATGTTCTCTCTCCTTTTTGGAATAATTGGAGCTGTTATCGGATTGATTGCGGCCTTCATACTCGTTAAGTACGTTGGTGTGCCACCATTCTTCAACATCCGTCTCCCAGAACCTATCGCGACCTACTGGCTGTTCTACAGACCCTTTGTTTACGCAGGTATTCTGGCCATCGGCATAACGCTGGCCCTCTATTACCTCGGAAACTTGATCTTCGCCATTTACCCCTCAACCGTCATCAGCGACAGAAAGAGCAAAATAAACAGGATTCTCCCGCATGCGATTATCTTCATGTACTCCCTCAGCAAGGGTGGGATGAGCCTGGTTCAGATTCTCAAAGCCCTTGCAGACAACCACGAGGTTTATGGAGAGGTTTCAAAGGAGGCTTCGAGAATTCTCTGGGAGGTAGAGGGGCTGGGCAAGGATTTGAGAACGGCGCTGGCTGAGGCTGTTGACACCACACCCTCGGACAACTTCAAGGAGTTTCTGCACGGCCTAATAACAATAATCGACAGCGGTGGTGACATCACGAGGTACTTTGAGGAGAGAGCTGAGTTCTACTTTGAGAGGGCGAGGCAGGACCAGAAAAGCTTTCTCGAATTCCTCGGGCTCATGGCGGAGACCTACATTACGGCATTCGTTGCAGGCCCGCTCTTCCTCATAATCATCCAGACAGTCATGTCGGTTATGGGGCAGACCAACGAAGTGGCGATGTTCTCAATCATTTACTTCGTCATCCCCATCGGCTCCTTCATGTTCGCGATGCTCATCAAGCTCCTAACTCCCGGAGAGGAGGGCAGCGCTCCAAGGCTGAGGGAAAGGTATATTTACGTCAGGCGCTCTTCGGAGCTCGACTCCGAGGAGAAAAAAAAGTTGGAGAAGAAGGTTAGCAGATATAAGCTGATGAAAAAGCTGAAGAATCCTTTCAGGCTTATTGTGGAGAACCCCCTCTACACCTTCGCGTTCTCAATCCCCGCGGCCCTTGTAATTCTGATCTATGGGCTGGTGGTAAACCCCTACATTCCGGGCATGGACCTGAAGAACTGGTTCTTCTCCTACGACGACTACATTTTCATATCTCTGATGGTCGTTCTTGGCCCGTTTGCTCTGTTTTACGAGCTTGGCAGAAGAGGTGTTAAGACCTACATGCGTCTAACGCCGATATTCCTCAGCAAGCTTGCCTCGGCTAACGAAAGCGGCATGCCGATCTACCGCGCAATTACGATGATTGCCAAAACCGACACAAGCCCCCTCAGAAAGGAAATCGCGAAGATAAAGGCGGACCTCGACTGGGGAATAAGCCTCTCCGACGCGCTCGTGAGGTTTGCAAACAGGCTGAAGATTTTTGAGATTTCGAGGACGATGACGCTGCTCAACGAGGCGCTGAAGTCCACGGGAAATGTCACAGAGGTTCTGATGATTTCCGCCAAGGATGCGACGAGTGCGGAGTTGCTCAGAAGGGAGAGGATGACGAACATGTTCATGTACGTGATTATCGTTTACATAGCCTTCTTCGTCTTCATTGGAATAGTTTACATCATCTCATCAACCTTCCTCTCGACCCTCGCTGAGAGCGCTGCAAAGGTTCAGGCTACCGGACAGAACTTCCAGATGCTCCAGAGTGTTGACGTCACACTCTACAGAAACGTATTCATGCATGCTGCCGTGTTTCAGGGAATCTTCGCAGGAATGGTTGCCGGAGTGATGGGAGAAGGCAGTCTGAGCGCAGGAGCGAAGCACTCACTTATAATGCTGACCATTGCCTACATAGTCTTCAGCGTCCTGTTCGGCTTCAAACTCATCTAA